GCAATCGACCACGGAACTTGCCGAGGAACATCTGCAAAGTCCCGGAATACCGGGCGGTTTGAGATGCGATACTCTGGATGATGGCGAGCAGGTTTTTCGACCGGTGGCTGACCTCGCGCAACAAGGCGCGCAGAAGCCTCTCCCGGCGCCGGTCTTCGGTCCGATCAATGACGACGGTGATGAGGTGGAGGTCATGATCGTCCATCTCCACCAACCGGCAGCGGAACTCGAAGAAGGTGTCGTCACCTGCTTCGATTTCCAGCTCCGCCCGGTCACCGGGCCGAGAGAGACCTGCCTTCATCTCGGCCAGTCGCTCGCCGATCTCCTTGCCGAACACCGAATCGTCAGTGGGCGGCGTTCCCGGCTTCAGCTTCCAACGCGGCGGCAGCGTCGTGATGCAGACATAGGTCCCATCCCGATCCTGCAGAATGAGGCTCGCACCCATGTCGATCAGTGCGGTTATGAAGAACTCACGCAGCTGATCCTCGCCGCGCTGAGGTTCAAACCATGTCAACCGATGTACCAAGTGAAATGCTCCGCCGTTTGTCGGCACTTCGGCTTGCTGCGGCTCGCATGAACCGCAGACTGGCCGAACTCTATGTGATCGCGCGCCTTATGCCTGTTCCGCTACCCGTTCGTTGAAAAATAATGCCTGGCTGATGAGTGCCTTGACCATGTCCGGGTTAAACGGCTTCGTGACGAGAAAGGCGGGCTCCGGCCGTTCGCCGGTCAGAAGTCGTTCCGGGAAGGCCGTGATGAAGATGACCGGGATGGTGTCTACTTTGAGAATGTCGTTGACCGCGTCGATACCGGAGCTGCCATCGGCGAGCTGGATATCGGCGAGAACCATTTTTGGGTTGGTCCGCTTGTAGAGGTCGACGGCTTCGGCATGCGTGCGGGCGATACCGGTGACCCTGTGGCCGAGATCTTCGACCATCTGCTCGATATCGAGCGCGATCAGAGGCTCGTCCTCGATGATCATGATATCCGTCGCCACCTGGCGGGAGATTTCCATGGAGGCCTCATTGAACAGAGCATTGAATTCGGCTTCCGTCACGCGCAGCACGCTGGCTGCTTCGGACGTCGAGAAACCTTCCACGGTGATGAGCAGGAAGGCGTGACGCGCGCGTGTCGGCACAGTCGCCAGATTGGCTGCCGCCCGCTTTTCCCATGCAAAGGGCGAAACGATCTGCGGCAGCTCGACCTTGGTGGAATCATAGATCGTCACGAACAGCCGGTAGAGCGCCACACGATCGTCTCCCGTGTCAGGAAAGATAGAGATGTCAGCGATCAATGCCTCCAGAACCGCTGCGACATAAGCGTCCCCAGATGTCTGCGAACCGGTGACGGCGCGAGCATATCGCCGCAGGTAAGGAAGGTGGACGGCGACACGGGCAGTAAGGGACATGCAGTTCTCCAATCGAAGTGGAATAAGGTGCGGACTCGGCTGAAAACGCGCCATTCAAAAAAGAGTTCCGCCTGTCGGAACTTTTTTGCATGATCAAACTTAACAGGCTAATCGTGATAGACACAATCTCGAACCGCGAAACAATGGAACGTGAAGAACATGGCTGGCACCCCTCCGGACAGACCGGAAAAATCGAAAACACGCTCCGACACACAGCGCCAGAATGCCAATGCCCTCATCGCCACCAAACTTCGCGGTTACTACGACGGCATCATTGAAGAAGGCACACCCACCCATCTGCTAGACCTGCTTGAACGCCTCCAAGAGGCGGAAATAAAAGCAAAGAAATAAGCGCCAACGAGAAAGGACCAGACCGCTGGGTCTGATCCTTCATGATTTGGCGCTCAGTCGCGGTAGTCGCGACCGGAATTTTGCATGCGGGTCACGCCGTAGACGAGCGCCGCGATCGTTGCCGCGCCGAGAAGTGAACGCCCCTTGATCAGGGCCGGCACGCCAGCCAGTAGCTGAAGCGTCATCG
This window of the Rhizobium glycinendophyticum genome carries:
- a CDS encoding sensor histidine kinase, producing MVHRLTWFEPQRGEDQLREFFITALIDMGASLILQDRDGTYVCITTLPPRWKLKPGTPPTDDSVFGKEIGERLAEMKAGLSRPGDRAELEIEAGDDTFFEFRCRLVEMDDHDLHLITVVIDRTEDRRRERLLRALLREVSHRSKNLLAIIQSIASQTARYSGTLQMFLGKFRGRLHALSQSQDLITDSSWRGAYFRDLLKQQVERYVQENAELVQVSGDDVLLTPNASLHIGLALHELVVNAVSHGDFLQRRLPIEVSCRRHELPDGPVVAITWKEPFAGQDDTKDVKASRFGSTVLERVVPSSVNGQAWHELKNGLVRYELTFPLETFD
- a CDS encoding response regulator, coding for MSLTARVAVHLPYLRRYARAVTGSQTSGDAYVAAVLEALIADISIFPDTGDDRVALYRLFVTIYDSTKVELPQIVSPFAWEKRAAANLATVPTRARHAFLLITVEGFSTSEAASVLRVTEAEFNALFNEASMEISRQVATDIMIIEDEPLIALDIEQMVEDLGHRVTGIARTHAEAVDLYKRTNPKMVLADIQLADGSSGIDAVNDILKVDTIPVIFITAFPERLLTGERPEPAFLVTKPFNPDMVKALISQALFFNERVAEQA
- a CDS encoding NepR family anti-sigma factor — its product is MAGTPPDRPEKSKTRSDTQRQNANALIATKLRGYYDGIIEEGTPTHLLDLLERLQEAEIKAKK